One genomic window of Cololabis saira isolate AMF1-May2022 chromosome 3, fColSai1.1, whole genome shotgun sequence includes the following:
- the LOC133440362 gene encoding cyclin-dependent kinase 12-like → MPPEDSGVTKSFSTIEDLEQSEADMSSKERTRKYRERLNADPVTREDILRERRKKYEEKKQKGKNDPRSVKSLPPSKQDTLREKWRNAQRIHRKRKHELDAVMNLTPPSLEVSLNEDDIAPPINSSTPPEPSVSSHPSTTPPAKPPLMESAL, encoded by the exons ATGCCTCCAGAAGATTCTGGTGTTACAAAGTCTTTCTCCACAATTGAAGATTTGGAACAG AGTGAGGCAGATATGTCCAGCAAGGAAAGGACACGCAAGTACAGGGAAAGACTGAATGCAGACCCTGTGACGAGAGAGGATATCCTcagggaaagaagaaaaaa GTATGAAgagaagaaacaaaaaggaaaaaatgaccCTCGCAGTGTCAAATCACTTCCTCCTTCTAAGCAAGACAcattgagggagaaatggaGAAATGCACAAAGgatacacagaaaaagaaaacatgagcTTGATGCTGTAATGAACTTGACCCCTCCATCTCTTGAGGTTTCACTAAATGAAGATGACATTGCACCACCAATAAACAGCTCCACACCTCCAGAGCCTTCTGTCTCTTCACATCCCTCCACCACTCCTCCTGCAAAGCCCCCTTTGATggaaagtgctctataa